The proteins below are encoded in one region of Nitrospira sp.:
- a CDS encoding hypothetical protein (possible pseudo, frameshifted): MNQLVLIALRRPYTFVVMSILILVFGGMTIHKMPTDVFPNITIPVTSVVWAYAGLLPQKVEGRITYLFERFLTSTVEGIKYIHSHSYYGISITNIFLQDEVDVGRAEADITAIAQTVVKALPPDISPPMIMRLAPSSIPVAMLQVSSEELTPAELYNLAYMRIRPLLVTVPGVILPHPYGGQDMQVMVNLDQQKLLARNITPSDVHKVLMQQYLVLPSGDVKIKSTDWIVQTNASPLKIDDFADIPIKREGNAYIYLRDVATVRLMGRVQQNAVLVKGKQTVILVAMKSTEASTLEVVDGIKKMIPRIEQIVPEGVKITLLDDASTFVKDSIKDVVHEMASAGALVGLIVLLLLGSWRATLIVWTSIPLSILTSLICLYYLGETINVMTLGGLALAVGILVDDATVMIENIDRHIEMGKPLEDAIVDAANQIVVPTFVATLCIAIVWLPLFELGGVAGYLFKPMAEAVIFAMLASFILSRTLVPTMAKYLLKGHHNEESAHAASA; this comes from the coding sequence ATGAATCAACTCGTCCTGATCGCGTTGCGACGACCCTACACCTTCGTCGTCATGTCCATCCTCATCCTCGTGTTCGGAGGCATGACGATCCATAAGATGCCGACCGACGTATTTCCCAACATCACGATTCCCGTTACCTCCGTGGTCTGGGCCTACGCTGGCCTTTTGCCCCAGAAGGTAGAAGGGCGCATCACCTATCTGTTCGAGCGCTTTCTCACCTCGACTGTGGAAGGCATCAAGTACATCCATAGCCACTCCTACTACGGCATCAGCATCACCAATATCTTTCTCCAAGATGAGGTCGACGTCGGTCGAGCCGAAGCGGACATCACCGCCATTGCGCAGACCGTCGTCAAGGCGTTGCCGCCGGATATTTCTCCGCCCATGATCATGCGGCTGGCACCCTCCTCCATCCCGGTCGCCATGCTCCAAGTCAGCTCAGAGGAGTTGACGCCGGCGGAGCTCTATAACCTGGCGTACATGAGGATTCGCCCCTTGCTCGTGACGGTCCCAGGGGTAATTCTGCCACATCCGTACGGTGGGCAGGACATGCAGGTCATGGTCAACCTCGATCAACAAAAACTCCTGGCGCGCAACATCACTCCATCCGACGTACATAAAGTGCTCATGCAGCAATATCTTGTACTGCCGTCCGGCGACGTCAAGATCAAGAGCACCGACTGGATCGTGCAGACGAATGCCTCACCGCTGAAGATTGACGATTTTGCCGACATCCCGATCAAACGGGAGGGCAACGCCTACATCTATTTGCGCGACGTCGCCACGGTCCGCCTCATGGGCCGGGTTCAGCAGAACGCCGTCTTGGTGAAAGGCAAACAAACCGTCATTCTCGTCGCGATGAAAAGCACGGAGGCCTCGACCCTGGAGGTGGTCGATGGGATCAAGAAGATGATCCCACGCATCGAGCAGATCGTCCCGGAGGGAGTGAAGATCACGCTCCTCGACGATGCCTCAACCTTCGTCAAGGATTCCATCAAGGACGTCGTTCACGAGATGGCGTCGGCCGGCGCGTTGGTCGGACTGATCGTCCTGTTGCTGCTCGGCTCATGGCGTGCGACACTCATCGTCTGGACCTCGATCCCGCTGTCGATCCTGACCTCGCTCATTTGTCTGTACTATCTCGGTGAGACCATCAACGTCATGACCCTGGGCGGATTGGCGTTGGCCGTTGGCATTCTGGTCGACGATGCGACGGTGATGATCGAGAACATCGATCGCCACATCGAAATGGGCAAGCCGCTCGAAGACGCGATAGTTGATGCCGCCAACCAAATCGTGGTGCCGACCTTCGTGGCGACCCTGTGCATCGCGATCGTATGGCTCCCGCTCTTCGAACTCGGCGGTGTCGCCGGCTATCTCTTCAAGCCCATGGCGGAGGCCGTGATCTTCGCCATGCTCGCCTCGTTTATTCTGTCGCGCACGCTGGTGCCGACCATGGCCAAGTACCTACTCAAGGGGCACCACAACGAGGAGTCTGCACATGCCGCCAGCGCCTAG
- the modA gene encoding molybdate ABC transporter substrate-binding protein, producing MLKMLKSLIGLGLVLAFAFGTFGQMAVAEAADLTVGAPPSLRPTFAEILPLFEREYGVSVQVVYTPSGTLSRQVENGTAIDVFLGAGMAEVERLHRKGLTLDGRPRVYAQTSLVLVMSTDSPGILVSFDDALPNRATRIAMGDPRVSSLGSITAQALTKVHPRYKDRSHLLYAPHSEDIMQLIHKGKADVGLVYRIDAISSTKIRISDESPIGEYLPVQFGHAIVSTCRESSLSAAHAFSEFLMSSRIQKLLLKYGFEPIPASTQSLVSQRN from the coding sequence ATGCTGAAAATGCTGAAAAGTTTGATCGGCCTCGGACTTGTTCTTGCTTTTGCCTTCGGCACATTTGGCCAGATGGCGGTTGCGGAAGCCGCTGATCTGACTGTCGGCGCTCCGCCCAGTTTGCGACCGACATTCGCTGAAATCCTCCCGCTGTTCGAACGTGAGTATGGGGTATCGGTGCAAGTTGTCTATACTCCCTCAGGCACTCTAAGCCGGCAGGTCGAAAACGGAACGGCAATCGACGTGTTCCTTGGCGCCGGCATGGCGGAGGTGGAACGTCTGCACCGCAAGGGCCTGACGCTCGATGGCCGTCCCCGGGTGTATGCACAAACGTCTCTTGTGCTGGTCATGTCGACCGACTCACCCGGCATCTTGGTCTCCTTTGACGATGCACTGCCTAATCGCGCCACGCGTATCGCCATGGGCGACCCCCGTGTCTCATCCTTGGGAAGCATCACGGCCCAGGCGCTCACGAAGGTGCACCCCCGGTATAAAGACAGGTCGCACCTTCTCTATGCACCCCATAGCGAAGACATCATGCAACTGATCCACAAGGGAAAGGCTGATGTGGGATTAGTTTATCGCATCGATGCGATCAGCAGCACCAAGATCAGAATCAGCGATGAATCCCCTATCGGCGAGTATCTGCCAGTGCAATTCGGCCACGCGATTGTATCGACCTGCCGGGAATCTTCGCTTTCTGCCGCACACGCGTTTTCCGAGTTTCTCATGAGTTCTCGAATTCAGAAGCTACTCCTGAAGTATGGATTCGAACCAATCCCGGCCAGTACGCAGTCGCTGGTCTCCCAACGTAACTGA